In Brucella melitensis bv. 1 str. 16M, a genomic segment contains:
- a CDS encoding L,D-transpeptidase translates to MALLVRLLHIALFSSLALPVLSGYAQADEAAGTVASHPVQLAQLYDPGDEIYHDRRIRVYIDAYGRRVTMDRRGRILSVEAANSYDRNQYAARGRAVAPDDNWTLDGPVDGGAPYDGFGDVPEDPNYYPAPPAAPDYQGNRDGQVQRSELPPPGADYPDNTGTASIAPDYRQPSARPQGVPNPNDMVPAVEMPKGQGAKAKIAAYQVLLDRAGASPGVIDGRSGSNVDKAAAAYREMTGKIINPTDEAAVNAELEATGGPAFGEYMITNEDVGRQYVASIPEDYAHKAQLPAMAYTSVAEMLGEKFHIDEAYLKEINPDVNFNQPGSVVKVPNLGKPVRAKVARIIADKGRKQVRGYDENGKLVVAYPSTIGSSDNPSPSGIVQVERIAINPNYTYNPKINFKQGNNDKVLTIPPGPNGPVGTVWIALSKPTYGIHGTPAPSRIGKISSHGCVRLTNWDAEELAKLVKPGVTVEFTE, encoded by the coding sequence ATGGCGCTTCTTGTACGTTTGCTTCACATCGCTTTATTTTCGTCTTTGGCGCTGCCGGTCCTTTCGGGCTATGCGCAGGCGGACGAAGCTGCCGGTACCGTGGCGTCGCATCCGGTGCAGCTTGCGCAGCTTTACGATCCGGGCGACGAGATTTATCACGACCGGCGGATTCGCGTTTATATTGATGCATATGGACGCCGGGTCACGATGGACCGGCGCGGGCGTATTTTAAGTGTCGAAGCGGCCAATAGTTACGACCGTAACCAATATGCAGCGCGCGGTCGCGCTGTTGCGCCAGACGATAACTGGACGCTGGATGGGCCTGTCGATGGCGGCGCGCCTTATGATGGTTTCGGCGATGTGCCGGAAGACCCGAATTATTATCCCGCACCGCCTGCAGCACCCGATTACCAGGGCAATCGCGACGGCCAGGTGCAGCGTTCCGAGCTGCCGCCGCCAGGCGCCGATTATCCTGACAATACCGGCACTGCCAGCATCGCGCCGGATTACCGGCAGCCGTCAGCGCGCCCGCAGGGCGTTCCGAATCCAAATGATATGGTGCCTGCTGTCGAGATGCCGAAAGGGCAGGGGGCCAAGGCAAAAATTGCCGCCTATCAGGTTTTGCTCGATCGGGCCGGTGCTTCGCCGGGCGTGATCGACGGGCGTTCGGGCAGCAATGTGGACAAGGCCGCTGCTGCTTATCGCGAAATGACCGGCAAAATCATCAATCCGACCGATGAGGCAGCGGTGAATGCCGAACTGGAAGCGACGGGCGGCCCGGCTTTTGGCGAATATATGATTACCAATGAGGATGTCGGCCGCCAATATGTGGCGTCGATCCCGGAAGATTATGCGCATAAGGCACAGCTTCCGGCGATGGCCTATACATCTGTCGCCGAAATGCTGGGCGAGAAGTTTCACATTGATGAAGCCTATCTGAAAGAGATCAATCCCGATGTGAACTTCAATCAGCCCGGTTCCGTGGTGAAGGTTCCCAATCTCGGCAAGCCGGTGCGGGCCAAGGTTGCGCGCATCATCGCCGACAAGGGCCGCAAGCAGGTGCGCGGCTACGATGAAAACGGCAAGCTTGTCGTCGCCTATCCCTCAACCATCGGCTCGTCGGATAATCCTTCGCCGTCCGGTATCGTGCAGGTGGAGCGCATCGCGATCAACCCGAATTATACCTACAATCCGAAGATCAATTTCAAGCAGGGCAATAATGACAAGGTGCTGACCATTCCGCCGGGGCCGAACGGCCCGGTTGGCACGGTCTGGATCGCCCTGTCAAAACCGACCTACGGTATTCACGGCACGCCGGCGCCGTCCAGAATTGGCAAGATCTCAAGCCATGGCTGCGTGCGTCTGACCAATTGGGATGCCGAGGAATTGGCCAAGCTGGTGAAACCGGGCGTGACGGTGGAATTCACTGAATAG